From Paenibacillus sp. FSL H8-0537:
TTGGCCTGCTTGGCTTGTCATCGCCTGTTGCCAATTGGCTTTCCCTGCCAGAGCAGGTGGAGCTGACTATTCGCGAGGGCGAGGCCGGGCCGCTCTACTTCCTCCTCAACTATGCGGAAGAGGCTGCCGAGCTTACTCTCAGCGAGCCGCGCACCGACCTTATAAGCGGCGATACGCTTCAAGGGGCAGTCATGCTGGAGCCTTATGGCGTGCTTATATTGACCTAAATGACCTTAGGCTAGGCTGCGTTCAAAAAATATAACCGAAAGCAAACAGCACCCCAAATCCGCCTCATCAGCTGAGGAGGATTCGGGGTGCTGTTATTTCTGCCTAATTTTCCGTGCCATGCACCCATGCAAAGCCTGGACCTTCCACCGTAGCACGGCGATTCGTATAAATAATCCACCATTCCTGCTACTCGCGATTATAAATTACGACCGGATCCGCCGCTCCGTCAAAGATTGGATCTCTGAATAATGGCGCCTTCATCTGCTTATTCCTCCCGGCAAGCTCTGTCATTATGCTAACATAAACAGCTGCTGTCAATGGTGTCAATGGTTAATGGCTTGCAACAGAGCGCCACCTGACATCATTTGGATTCGGACAGCTTTTTTCCTTATATTTAGCGGAGATTTGCACAATACATCCGCAAACGATGCAGGTTGTCCCGCTCATGAGTTTTGGACAGCTGCCGCATTCCCGAAGGCGCGCTGCGTACACTTCATCATCCACGCAGCGTTCGGACGACTGAAACATCGGCGCAGCCAAAATTCGCTGGATCTGCGCTTCTGTGACGGTATAGCTGTCATCACAGCCTTTGCAGTTTCTCGCACTCCTGTCCATGCCTGGCTTCATGCCGTCCGCCTCCATTTCATTCTAATTCTAACTTTATTATTGCTCGATCAGCTCAAGCACCGTAACCGACATCGCTGGAAGCTTAGCCGATACCTGTGCGCCATCCCATGTAAAGCTTGTGAAAGCGGCTGGCTCTACTGCATTTGGCTGCTCAAACGTATTATGCGAGTCAATGGCCGCGCCCGACAGCACCGTACCTTTAATTGTTTTCAAGCCTTGCGTCAAACCGCGCAGCGCAATGGATACATCCGCTTCGGCACTATGATCCAGATTACACAAGCTGATGTGGATTTTGCCATCTGCCGCTTTGGAAGCCGATACAGAAATTTGCGGCAGCAACTCGTCGCCATGCTCGTAACGGGCGCTAGTCGTATGCGTGTCCAGAAGTTCTGCATCCTGATGCACCTTAAACATATCAAAAATATGATAGGTTGGCGTCAGCAGCATTTTTTCCCCTTCTGTCAAAATAACCGATTGCAGCACGTTGACGATTTGCGCAATGTTTGCCATTTGTACACGGTCGCAATGATCGTGGAAAATATGCAGCGTAAGGCCGGCTACGAGCGCATCGCGAATCGAATTTTGCTGGTACAGGAAACCTGGGTTTGTTCCCGGCTCTGTATTGAACCATGTGCCCCACTCATCGACGATCAAGCCAACGCGCTTCTCTGGATCATATTGATCCATAATCGCCGAATGCTTCGTAATAAGCTCCTCCATCCACAGCGCTTTTCTAAGCGTAAGAGCCCACTCGTCCTCTGGGAAGCCAGTAGCTGCTCCCTTGTCCTGCCAATCCTTCGGAACGGTGTAGTAGTGGAGGCTGATGCCGTCCATTTTGCCCGCAGCTTCCCGCATCAGCACTTCCATCCACTTGTAATCGTCGACGTTCGGGCCGCAGGCAATGCGGTAAATTTCATTGTCGCCATAATTGCGAACGTAAGTCTGGTAACGGCGGTACAAATCTGCATAATATTCCGGACGCATATTGCCGCCGCAGCCCCAGTTTTCATTGCCGACGCCAAAATATTTCAGCTTCCACGGCTTCTCGCGGCCGTTTTTCTCACGCAGCTCCGCCATCGGCGATACGCCATCGAAGGTCATATATTCAACCCACTCAGACATCTCCTGCACCGTTCCGCTGCCTACATTGCCGGAAATATAAGGCTCGCAGCCGAGCTGTTCGCAAAGCAGCAAAAACTCATGTGTGCCAAAATGGTTATTTTCAACTACGCCGCCCCAATGGGTATTGATCATGCGCTTGCGCTCTTCGCTTGGGCCAATGCCGTCCTTCCAATGATATTCATCGGCAAAACAGCCGCCCGGCCAGCGCAGCACCGGAATATTCAATTTTTTGAGCGCTTCCACAACATCGTTGCGAATGCCTTTCGTGTTTGGAATAACCGAATCCTCGCCAACCCAGAAGCCTTCATAAATACAGCGCCCCAAATGCTCGGAGAAATGTCCATAAATGTTGCGGTTAATTGTACCTTTAGCAATGTCTGCGTTAATTGTAATTTGATTGCTCATCGTTATAGCCTCCCAAATGGATTAATAAAAATATAAATCATTTATTGATAACATTAATTTAGATTCATCATAAACAATCCAACCACAATTATCAACCCTCTTTTGAAAAATAAATCGGATAAACGTAAACGCTTACTTTCATTGCTCGCTACAAACCTAAATATGTCGTCTACCCTACTATTCGGACTGCAGCGTGACACCAAAAAAAAGCTTCTCCATCCTCACTCGGATAGAGAAGCTTTCTGCTTCAAACCTTATACAACTTCGCTGGTTATGCGCTTGCCCGTGAACTGGCTGTTATACAGATCGGCATAAAATCCGCCCTGCTCCAGCAGCTCCTCATGTCTACCTTGCTCAATAATAGAGCCGTTGTTCATGACCAAAATCAGATCAGCGCCGCGAATCGTCGACAGGCGGTGGGCAATGACAAAGCTGGTGCGATTTTTCATCAGCTCGCCCATCGCCCGCTGGATAATAATTTCCGTACGCGTATCGACGCTGCTCGTCGCTTCATCAAGGATTAGAATCGATGGATCTGCTAAAATTGCCCGGGCTATGGTCAGCAGCTGCTTCTGCCCTTGAGAAATATTCGACGCTTCCTCGTTCAGGATCGTGTCATAGCCTTCTGGAAGCGTCCGAATGAAATGATCGGCATGCGCCGCCCTTGCCGCTTGATAGACCTCTTCCTCCGTAGCATCCTCACGCCCATAAGCGATGTTTTCTCGAATGCTGCCATTGAACAGCCACGTATCCTGCAGCACCATGCCGAACACCCGGCGCAAGCTTCTGCGCTGAAGCGCTGTAATGTCCTCGCCGTCAATCGTTATGCGGCCGCCATTCAGTTCATAGAAGCGCATCAGCAAATTAATCATCGTCGTCTTGCCCGCTCCGGTCGGACCGACTATGGCGACGGTCTGGCCTGGCTTAACATCAATATTCATCCCGCTAATGAGCGGCTCATCCGATTTGTAGCCGAAATCCACCTGCTCGAAGCGAACGGCGCCGGTCGGCTTGCTAATTGCCTTGGCATTTTTCGCCTCGGGCACCTCATCCTCTTCATCAAGCAGCTCGAATACCCGCTCTGCGGAGGCGATTGTAGATTGAATAATATTCGCAATATTGGCAAGCTGCGTAATCGGCATTGTGAACTGTCTTGTGTATTGGATAAATGCCAAAATATCACCGATTTTTATCGCATTTCTCGTAACTAGCAAACCACCGATGACGCATACAAGCACATAGCCAATATTACTAATGAAGCTCATAATCGGCATAATGATGCCCGACACAAATTGTGCGCGCCAGCCGGAATCATACAGCTTTTCATTCATTTCATTAAATTCATCCAGCGATTTGCGCTCATGGCCGAATGCTTTGATGATTTTGTGCCCCGTGTACATTTCCTCGACATGTCCGTTCAAGCGTCCGAGCTCCGCCTGCTGACCGGCAAAATATTTCTGCGAACGCGTGGCGATCGCCTTCGTTGCAAGTAGGCTCGCTGGAATCGTTAAGAAAACGATCAGCGTTAGAAGTGGGCTGATGGTCAGCATCATAACGATGACGCCGACTAGGGTAATGAATGACGTGATGAGCTGCGTCAAGCTTTGCTGAAGCGTATTGCTAATATTGTCCACATCGTTGACGACCCGGCTCAGCACCTCGCCATTGGAGCGCGAATCGAAAAACTTCAGCGGCAAGCGCGCAAATTTATTATTTACATCCTTGCGCAGGTCGTAGACGGTTTTCTGGGCGACGCCAGCCATTAAATACTGCTGAATGAAGCCAAATGCGGCGCTGATCAAATACAGCACGACTAGCGTCAGCAGAATCGTGTTAATGGCATCAAAATCAATACGTGCACCTGGCACGCCTTGGGCTATTGCTATTACACCCTCGTACAGCTTCGTTGTCGCATGCCCCATCATTTTCGGGGTGACGATGCTGAATACGGTACTTAAAATCGCGGTCAGCAGCACAAGCGCAAGCTTCGTGCGATGCGGCTTCAAGTAGGCAGCCAGCCTTTTTAAGGTCCCCTTAAAATCCTTCGCCTTCTGAGGAGGCATCATCATGCCCATTCCGGGCGGGCCCATGCCGATCCCTTTCGGCCTTTGCGGGGAATTCTGCTTTTGCTCACTCATGCGATTTCCTCCTCCGAAAGCTGTGAATATACGATTTCCCGATACACATCACAAGACTCCATAAGCTCCTGATGCGTCCCGATTCCAGCTAGCTGGCCTTCATCAAGCACAATGATGCGATCGGCATCAAGCACTGTACTTACCCGCTGAGCAACGAGCAGCACCGTCGAATCTACCGTTTCCTCACGCAAGGCGGCACGCAGCTTCGCATCCGTCTTAAAGTCGAGCGCCGAGAAGCTGTCGTCGAACACATAAATTTCTGGCTGACGCACAAGCGCCCTGGCAATGGACAGCCGCTGCTTTTGCCCGCCGGAAAGGTTGCTGCCTCCCTGAGATACGTTTGCGCCAAACCCTTCCTTCATCGTGCCAATGAACTCTGCTGCCTGCGCCACCTCTGCCGCGTGCTCCATTTCCTCATCGGTTGCATTTTCTTTGCCATAGCGGATATTTTCGGCGATCGTGCCTGTGAACAATACGGCTTTTTGCGGGACAAAGCCGATTTTTTCACGCAGCGTTTCCTGAGATAGCTCTGTTATATCCACATCATCAATAATAATGCTGCCTCCCGCCGTATCATAAAAACGCGGGATCAAATTAACGAGCGTTGACTTCCCTGATCCCGTTCCTCCAATAATAGCCGTCACCTCGCCAGGCGCCGCCTTGAACGAAATATTCGATAAAGCGGGCTGCTCGGCTCCAGGATAGCTGAACGTCACATCACGAAACTCGATATAACCCTTACGCGAGCCTGTGTTCTTAACGCTGGCGCTGTCAGCAATATCAGGCACCATGTCCAGCACTTCATTAATACGCACCGCCGATGCCGACGCACGCGGAACCATAACGAGCATCATCGATAACATTAGAAGCGAGAACATAATTTGCATCGCATATTGGATAAAAGCCATTAATGAGCCGACTTCCATATCGCCATTCTCGATGCGCAGTCCACCGATGGCAATAATCGCCACTGTAGATAAATTCATGACGAGCATCATAAGCGGCATCATCACGGCCATAATTTTGTTCACTTTAATCGCTGTTTCGGTCAGATCGCTGTTGGCAGCATCAAATTTCTTATTTTCATAATGGGTCCGATCGAATGAGCGAATAACCCGAATGCCTGTCAGTCCTTCGCGCAGCACCAAGTTCAGCTTATCGATCCGAACCTGCATCATTTTAAACAGTGGAATCCCTTTGCGGACGACGAGCAAAATCGTGCCAGCGAGAACAGGCAGTGCGACAACAAGCACAAGCGACAGCTTCGCATCCTTCGAAACGGCCATAATAATGCCCCCGATGCACATCATCGGCGCCATCACCATCATGCGCAAAATCATCATCAATACTTGCTGTACCTGCGTAATATCATTCGTCGTCCGCGTAATGAGCGAGGCCGTGCCGATTTTGTCAAACTCCTGCAGCGAGAAGTTTTGCACATGCCCAAATACCTTCTCCCGCACGAGGCGCCCGAAGCTCGCTGAGGCTTTTGCCGAAAAATAGCTGGCGCCGATAGAGCTGATGCCCCCTACCGCCGCTATGAGCAGCATAAAGGAACCGATTTTCCAAATAAGCGGAGTGTCTCCTTTAGCTACACCATCATCTACGATGTCCGCCATTAGCGTGGGGAGATATAAATCAGACAACGACTGAATAAAAACAAGCACAAGCACCGCGGCTATGAGCCAGCGAAACGGCTTTAAAAAGCGAAATAACTTTAACATTGCTGTTCATCTCCCGTTTGTTCAGACTCATTCAGCTCATCAAAATACTCAAAGGCTTTGGATAAAATCCGAATCAGCTCATGCGAATCCCGCTCTCCCAAGTATTGCGCCAGTCCTGCCATTCGATTCATAAAATCGGCAATGACCTTCTCCGCGATGCGTTCCCCTTCCTCTGTCAGCGAGATGCGAACAGCACGCCGATCATCAGGATCAGCGTTTCTCTGCACGAGTCCATTCGCTTCCATGCCGTTGACCAGTTGGGTGACGGTGGGAGAGGTGACACGCAGCAAACGACTGATGACCGAAATTTTCATCCCCGGCTTGTCCTGCGTCTTCATAGATCCCCGCTTAATGCACATCAGCACCTGCATCTCGCTAAACTTGCCGTCCGGATTAGGCTTCTGCCGCCAATTGAGCCGATGAAAGCTGCGAAACACACGAATCAATTCATTCGTAATTTGCTCGCTATGTTCCGTTGCCTTGCTTTCTTTGCTTGTGTCATTCTGGTTATGTTCCAATGAGAGTCCTCCTTTCATTTATATCTCTTTGCCTTTCATGTAGGCTACCAATTATTTTCCTGTTAATTATTTTCCCTATAATTATCTTATAACTAAAATAATAGGCAACCTAATTATAAAGCGCTAATCAAACGGCTGTCAATAACCCACTTCCAAGGTTTTTAAGTATGTAAACAATCCAGAGCTGGGGTGCTCTGCTACTGCTGC
This genomic window contains:
- a CDS encoding ABC transporter ATP-binding protein produces the protein MSEQKQNSPQRPKGIGMGPPGMGMMMPPQKAKDFKGTLKRLAAYLKPHRTKLALVLLTAILSTVFSIVTPKMMGHATTKLYEGVIAIAQGVPGARIDFDAINTILLTLVVLYLISAAFGFIQQYLMAGVAQKTVYDLRKDVNNKFARLPLKFFDSRSNGEVLSRVVNDVDNISNTLQQSLTQLITSFITLVGVIVMMLTISPLLTLIVFLTIPASLLATKAIATRSQKYFAGQQAELGRLNGHVEEMYTGHKIIKAFGHERKSLDEFNEMNEKLYDSGWRAQFVSGIIMPIMSFISNIGYVLVCVIGGLLVTRNAIKIGDILAFIQYTRQFTMPITQLANIANIIQSTIASAERVFELLDEEDEVPEAKNAKAISKPTGAVRFEQVDFGYKSDEPLISGMNIDVKPGQTVAIVGPTGAGKTTMINLLMRFYELNGGRITIDGEDITALQRRSLRRVFGMVLQDTWLFNGSIRENIAYGREDATEEEVYQAARAAHADHFIRTLPEGYDTILNEEASNISQGQKQLLTIARAILADPSILILDEATSSVDTRTEIIIQRAMGELMKNRTSFVIAHRLSTIRGADLILVMNNGSIIEQGRHEELLEQGGFYADLYNSQFTGKRITSEVV
- a CDS encoding alpha-N-arabinofuranosidase; translated protein: MSNQITINADIAKGTINRNIYGHFSEHLGRCIYEGFWVGEDSVIPNTKGIRNDVVEALKKLNIPVLRWPGGCFADEYHWKDGIGPSEERKRMINTHWGGVVENNHFGTHEFLLLCEQLGCEPYISGNVGSGTVQEMSEWVEYMTFDGVSPMAELREKNGREKPWKLKYFGVGNENWGCGGNMRPEYYADLYRRYQTYVRNYGDNEIYRIACGPNVDDYKWMEVLMREAAGKMDGISLHYYTVPKDWQDKGAATGFPEDEWALTLRKALWMEELITKHSAIMDQYDPEKRVGLIVDEWGTWFNTEPGTNPGFLYQQNSIRDALVAGLTLHIFHDHCDRVQMANIAQIVNVLQSVILTEGEKMLLTPTYHIFDMFKVHQDAELLDTHTTSARYEHGDELLPQISVSASKAADGKIHISLCNLDHSAEADVSIALRGLTQGLKTIKGTVLSGAAIDSHNTFEQPNAVEPAAFTSFTWDGAQVSAKLPAMSVTVLELIEQ
- a CDS encoding MarR family transcriptional regulator, with protein sequence MEHNQNDTSKESKATEHSEQITNELIRVFRSFHRLNWRQKPNPDGKFSEMQVLMCIKRGSMKTQDKPGMKISVISRLLRVTSPTVTQLVNGMEANGLVQRNADPDDRRAVRISLTEEGERIAEKVIADFMNRMAGLAQYLGERDSHELIRILSKAFEYFDELNESEQTGDEQQC
- a CDS encoding ABC transporter ATP-binding protein, with product MLKLFRFLKPFRWLIAAVLVLVFIQSLSDLYLPTLMADIVDDGVAKGDTPLIWKIGSFMLLIAAVGGISSIGASYFSAKASASFGRLVREKVFGHVQNFSLQEFDKIGTASLITRTTNDITQVQQVLMMILRMMVMAPMMCIGGIIMAVSKDAKLSLVLVVALPVLAGTILLVVRKGIPLFKMMQVRIDKLNLVLREGLTGIRVIRSFDRTHYENKKFDAANSDLTETAIKVNKIMAVMMPLMMLVMNLSTVAIIAIGGLRIENGDMEVGSLMAFIQYAMQIMFSLLMLSMMLVMVPRASASAVRINEVLDMVPDIADSASVKNTGSRKGYIEFRDVTFSYPGAEQPALSNISFKAAPGEVTAIIGGTGSGKSTLVNLIPRFYDTAGGSIIIDDVDITELSQETLREKIGFVPQKAVLFTGTIAENIRYGKENATDEEMEHAAEVAQAAEFIGTMKEGFGANVSQGGSNLSGGQKQRLSIARALVRQPEIYVFDDSFSALDFKTDAKLRAALREETVDSTVLLVAQRVSTVLDADRIIVLDEGQLAGIGTHQELMESCDVYREIVYSQLSEEEIA